The Hemibagrus wyckioides isolate EC202008001 linkage group LG12, SWU_Hwy_1.0, whole genome shotgun sequence genome includes a window with the following:
- the zbtb22b gene encoding zinc finger and BTB domain-containing protein 22b, with amino-acid sequence MQSATEENSCDGTSGVPTGPVVQVCFPNVQTCVLDSLNRQREDGQLCDLSIHVQGHVFKAHRCVLAASSPYFHDQVLLKNMSTVSIPAVMDPLAFERVLRCAYTGQLQMLREDIVNYLTIGSVLQMWHIVDKCTELLREDKGGSSGPQGVAPSSESAQCSRDSYAGEGHAQSVAPPLTRPSLIESQSPSSTNYFSPKDASFGGAMASTGTVGDGGMHSTPNYCMPSSQEDAFLIDEEEEEDEELVYPRKQEQGSGRRKKPTLASDQEMGVSDSFGVSSYQDLESSPPQKRPMYSQPSIMPRKQWVVVKTERSRDDDFIVVSGEEGGENEDEQELELTKERERERTFNISNVRTLSADLSSRDDMEAQVDYCQSPEDYLKVESGLMDQASSQHSLENPSQSGSRAVNALLSSVQSAAARTQLFPLDMQGNQILLYNQSSPTVGLQEALPGVSLKGASEHGTVHLPGQGGMDGGLDGLDGNGAGTAGKVFMCHCGKRFTHKSMRDRHINMHLDLRPFHCPVCSKKFKMKHHLTEHMKTHTGLKPYDCLSCGKKFMWRDSFMRHRSHCERHGGTNEAQGSEGSVISPQNHLQLQPSGNKGTQGSAGGRSGVPVMSPHHSSSSSSSSSSRSGLSMAVPGSLLGVNPQSGLYGHGAGVLGLDVSQSECGDDISEVCIGENSIT; translated from the exons ATGCAGTCAGCTACAGAGGAGAACAGTTGTGATGGCACCTCAGGTGTGCCTACGGGTCCGGTGGTGCAGGTGTGTTTCCCCAACGTGCAGACATGTGTGCTGGACAGCCTTAATCGACAGCGTGAGGACGGCCAGCTGTGTGACCTCTCCATACACGTGCAGGGACACGTCTTTAAAGCCCATCGCTGCGTGTTAGCTGCTTCCTCACCGTACTTCCATGACCAG GTGCTACTGAAGAACATGTCCACAGTGTCCATCCCTGCCGTAATGGACCCGCTGGCGTTTGAGAGAGTCCTGCGCTGTGCCTACACTGGCCAGCTGCAAATGCTTCGTGAAGACATCGTCAACTACCTCACCATTGGGAGCGTGCTCCAGATGTGGCACATCGTGGACAAGTGCACGGAACTACTCCGAGAGGACAAGGGAGGTTCGTCTGGACCGCAGGGTGTAGCTCCATCCTCAGAGAGCGCCCAGTGCAGCAGGGATTCCTACGCAGGAGAAGGACACGCACAGTCTGTGGCTCCGCCTCTGACTCGTCCCTCGCTGATCGAGAGTCAGTCTCCCAGCAGCACAAACTACTTCAGCCCCAAAGACGCTAGTTTCGGCGGAGCAATGGCGAGTACGGGAACGGTGGGAGACGGAGGCATGCATTCCACTCCCAACTACTGCATGCCGTCCAGTCAAGAGGATGCTTTCCTGATcgacgaggaggaggaagaggacgaGGAGCTCGTGTACCCGAGGAAACAGGAACAGGGTAGTGGCAGGAGGAAGAAACCTACTCTCGCCTCCGATCAGGAAATGGGAGTGAGCGACAGCTTCGGCGTTTCCTCCTACCAGGATCTCGAGTCGTCTCCGCCGCAGAAGCGTCCCATGTACAGCCAGCCGAGCATCATGCCTCGGAAACAGTGGGTGGTGGTGAAAACCGAACGCTCCAGGGACGACGACTTCATCGTGGTGTCTGGAGAAGAAGGAGGTGAAAACGAAGATGAGCAGGAGCTAGAGCTCAccaaggagagagaaagggagaggacATTTAATATTTCTAATGTCAGGACTCTTTCTGCAGACCTCAGCAGCAGGGATGACATGGAAGCACAG GTTGACTACTGCCAATCACCGGAAGACTACCTCAAGGTCGAAAGCGGTTTGATGGACCAAGCGTCGTCACAGCACTCTCTGGAGAACCCGAGCCAGAGTGGCAGTCGAGCAGTCAATGCGTTACTGAGCTCGGTCCAGTCAGCCGCTGCCAGAACACAGCTCTTCCCACTGGACATGCAAGGAAACCAGATTCTTCTCTACAACCAATCTTCTCCTACCGTCGGCCTCCAAGAAGCTTTACCCGGGGTGTCGTTAAAAGGAGCTTCGGAGCACGGAACGGTCCACTTGCCTGGGCAGGGTGGAATGGACGGCGGATTAGACGGGTTAGATGGAAACGGAGCTGGCACTGCGGGTAAAGTCTTTATGTGCCACTGTGGCAAAAGGTTCACTCACAAGAGCATGCGAGATCGCCACATCAACATGCACCTTGACCTGCGGCCTTTCCACTGCCCGGTGTGCTCCAAGAAGTTCAAGATGAAGCACCACCTCACAGAGCACATGAAGACACACACGGGCCTGAAGCCCTACGACTGCCTCAGCTGCGGGAAAAAGTTCATGTGGCGTGACAGCTTCATGCGGCATCGCTCTCACTGCGAAAGGCACGGCGGTACTAACGAGGCGCAAGGTTCGGAAGGGTCAGTGATTTCCCCTCAGAACCATCTTCAGCTCCAGCCTTCGGGCAACAAAGGGACTCAAGGCAGCGCTGGAGGCAGGAGTGGAGTCCCAGTGATGTCTCCACACCACtccagcagcagtagcagcagtagcagcagtagaAGTGGCTTGAGCATGGCGGTCCCCGGATCCCTTTTAGGGGTAAATCCCCAAAGTGGACTGTACGGCCACGGCGCCGGTGTCCTCGGGCTGGATGTGAGCCAGAGCGAATGTGGGGATGATATCAGTGAGGTCTGTATCGGCGAAAACAGCATCACTTAA